From a single Bacillus sp. (in: firmicutes) genomic region:
- the fliF gene encoding flagellar M-ring protein FliF codes for MNETLHRYIEPLKQFWNKKSTKQKWLITGISLLAIILISVTVYILSRPTMVPLYSNLSPAETGSIKESLDAKGIPSEITDGGTTIKVPEQYVDTLLVELAAEGIPKSGSIDYSFFSQNAGFGMTENEFNVMKLDAMQTELAELIKGIDGVRDARVMINLPNEGVFVKDKAQEASASIVLQTEPGYDFDEKQIKSLYHLVSKSIPNLPTDNIVIMNQYFEYFDLENDNNSTGSLFAEQQNIKEQIERNIQRQVQSMLGTLMGHDKVVVSVTADVDFTQENREESLVTPVDGENMEGITISAQRITETFTGNADAAGGIPQGGDPADSLGTSYLEGNGGTGDYERMEETINKEVNRIRKEIVESPYKIRDLGIQVMVEPPNPDDPSSLPEDRREDITKMLATIVRTSIDKEVATPLTDEEIEDRIVVSVQPFKGKIEFNPTSTTIIPWWAYVVGGVLIGIIGLLIFLLMRARRRQDEEDMVLQEMSASIEIPDVNEEVETEASMRRKQLEKMAKEKPEEFAKILRTWLAED; via the coding sequence ATGAATGAGACGTTACATAGATATATAGAACCACTGAAACAATTTTGGAACAAAAAATCAACGAAACAAAAATGGCTTATAACCGGAATCTCTCTTCTCGCTATCATCTTAATTTCGGTAACGGTGTACATACTTTCACGTCCCACAATGGTTCCTCTTTATAGCAACTTATCTCCAGCTGAGACTGGATCGATAAAAGAAAGTCTTGACGCAAAGGGGATTCCGTCTGAAATTACCGATGGTGGTACGACCATCAAAGTGCCAGAGCAATATGTGGACACGTTATTAGTGGAACTAGCAGCTGAAGGGATTCCTAAGTCTGGGAGTATCGATTATTCATTTTTTAGTCAAAACGCCGGATTTGGTATGACAGAAAATGAGTTTAATGTCATGAAGCTTGATGCGATGCAAACCGAACTTGCTGAGTTAATCAAAGGGATTGACGGTGTACGAGACGCCCGAGTGATGATCAACTTACCAAATGAAGGAGTTTTTGTAAAAGATAAAGCACAGGAAGCGTCGGCTTCTATCGTTCTACAAACAGAGCCGGGATACGATTTTGATGAAAAGCAAATAAAATCGTTGTATCACTTAGTTTCTAAAAGTATTCCCAACCTTCCTACTGATAATATCGTCATTATGAACCAATATTTTGAATATTTTGACCTGGAAAATGATAATAATTCGACTGGTTCATTATTTGCTGAACAACAAAATATTAAAGAACAAATTGAACGCAATATTCAACGCCAAGTCCAAAGTATGCTTGGAACATTAATGGGACACGATAAAGTCGTTGTTTCAGTAACAGCTGATGTTGATTTTACCCAAGAAAATCGCGAGGAATCATTAGTCACTCCTGTTGATGGGGAAAATATGGAAGGAATTACGATTAGTGCCCAACGGATTACGGAAACCTTTACCGGTAATGCGGATGCTGCAGGAGGGATACCACAAGGAGGAGACCCTGCCGATTCGCTCGGTACCTCCTATTTAGAAGGGAATGGAGGAACTGGTGATTACGAACGAATGGAAGAAACGATTAATAAAGAAGTAAATCGAATTCGAAAAGAAATCGTTGAAAGTCCATACAAAATTCGCGATTTAGGAATCCAAGTGATGGTAGAACCTCCAAACCCAGATGACCCTTCCTCTTTGCCAGAGGACCGACGTGAAGACATTACGAAAATGCTAGCAACCATTGTCCGTACTTCAATTGACAAAGAAGTCGCAACACCATTAACGGATGAAGAGATTGAAGATCGCATTGTTGTTTCCGTCCAACCGTTTAAAGGGAAAATCGAATTTAATCCAACATCTACAACTATTATTCCTTGGTGGGCATACGTTGTTGGCGGAGTACTTATTGGTATTATTGGTCTATTAATCTTCCTATTAATGAGAGCTCGCCGCAGACAAGATGAAGAGGACATGGTGTTACAAGAAATGAGTGCATCAATTGAAATCCCGGACGTGAACGAAGAAGTAGAAACAGAAGCATCGATGAGGAGAAAACAACTTGAAAAAATGGCTAAAGAAAAGCCGGAAGAATTCGCTAAAATATTGCGTACTTGGTTAGCGGAAGACTAG
- the fliG gene encoding flagellar motor switch protein FliG codes for MSKKNFKELTGRQKAAILLISLGPDVSASVYKHLTEEEIERLTLEISGVKKVDSQAKEEVLEEFHNIALAQDYISQGGIGYAKTVLEKALGEEQAAAIINRLTSSLQVRPFDFARRADPGQILNFIQNEHPQTIALVLSYLDPAQAGQILSELPQEVQADIARRIALMDSTSPEIINEVEAILERKLSTTVTQDYTQTGGIEALVEVLNGVDRATERTILDALEIQDPELAEEVKKRMFVFEDIVTLDNRSIQRVIRDADNEDLKLALKVASDEVKEIIFRNMSKRMVETFKEEMEYMGPVRLRDVEEAQSRIVAIIRRLEDAGEIIIARGGGDDIIV; via the coding sequence ATGAGTAAGAAAAATTTTAAAGAACTAACAGGAAGACAAAAAGCTGCCATTCTTCTCATTTCACTAGGACCTGATGTATCTGCTTCTGTTTACAAACATTTAACGGAAGAAGAAATTGAACGATTAACGCTTGAAATTTCTGGAGTGAAAAAAGTTGATTCACAAGCGAAAGAAGAAGTCCTTGAAGAGTTCCATAATATTGCTTTAGCCCAAGACTATATTTCCCAAGGTGGAATCGGCTATGCAAAGACAGTATTGGAGAAAGCGCTAGGGGAAGAACAGGCCGCTGCAATCATTAATCGTTTAACATCATCTTTACAAGTAAGACCGTTTGATTTTGCTAGAAGAGCAGATCCGGGACAAATTTTAAACTTTATTCAAAATGAACACCCGCAAACAATTGCGCTCGTTCTATCATATTTAGATCCTGCGCAAGCAGGTCAAATACTTTCTGAATTACCTCAAGAAGTTCAAGCGGATATCGCCCGACGCATTGCTTTAATGGACTCTACTTCACCGGAAATTATTAATGAAGTAGAGGCGATATTAGAACGGAAATTATCAACGACCGTAACTCAAGATTATACTCAAACGGGTGGAATTGAGGCGCTCGTCGAAGTGTTAAATGGGGTTGACCGGGCAACTGAACGGACCATTTTAGATGCATTGGAAATCCAAGACCCAGAACTAGCCGAAGAAGTAAAAAAGCGGATGTTCGTTTTCGAAGATATTGTTACCTTGGACAATCGTTCCATTCAGCGAGTTATTCGCGATGCGGATAATGAGGATTTAAAGCTAGCTTTAAAAGTTGCGAGCGACGAAGTCAAAGAAATTATTTTTCGCAATATGTCCAAACGGATGGTGGAAACATTCAAAGAAGAAATGGAATATATGGGTCCAGTCCGCCTACGAGATGTAGAAGAAGCCCAATCTCGTATTGTTGCTATTATCCGGCGTCTAGAGGATGCGGGAGAAATCATTATTGCACGCGGAGGAGGGGACGATATTATTGTCTAA